In one Staphylococcus lutrae genomic region, the following are encoded:
- a CDS encoding ABC transporter permease: MKIALNELKFYKFKYLLITLIVILLASMVLFITGLAQGLARENVSLIDGFKSEHFVIQKGVDQQLEKSNINEKTQQDIQQHVDVKPLKVALSTLQYKEKKGDVLFAHMPDTERPTLKVGTLPQNRNEVTLNQKLAGEGIQIGDEVKAGNQNVPLKVVGFFDDAMYAHTNIAMVSEAGLKTISGQHEATSLYFLDHVTNAQINQIKAISGIEVVSKQDLTNAIPSYQAEQAPLNMMIVSLFLITAIVLTAFFYVMTIQKTGEIGILKAIGMKTSHLLWSLLFQILFVTLLGVVIALGMIAGLAAILPVTMPFFINSTLMLLVVVIFIVVAILGALLSLLRVFKIDPIEAIGGGQV, translated from the coding sequence ATGAAAATTGCACTCAATGAGCTAAAGTTTTATAAATTTAAGTATTTACTGATTACATTGATTGTCATTTTACTCGCAAGTATGGTGCTGTTTATAACAGGCTTGGCACAAGGGTTAGCACGAGAAAATGTTTCTTTAATTGATGGTTTTAAGTCGGAACATTTCGTAATACAAAAAGGTGTAGACCAACAGTTGGAAAAATCGAATATCAATGAAAAAACACAGCAAGACATCCAGCAACATGTAGATGTCAAACCATTAAAGGTCGCGTTGTCGACACTTCAATATAAAGAGAAAAAGGGAGATGTATTGTTTGCCCATATGCCTGACACGGAAAGACCTACTTTAAAGGTCGGAACATTGCCTCAAAATCGCAACGAAGTCACTTTGAATCAGAAGTTAGCTGGAGAAGGGATTCAAATCGGTGATGAAGTTAAGGCGGGGAATCAAAACGTACCATTGAAAGTAGTCGGGTTTTTTGATGATGCGATGTATGCACATACGAATATAGCGATGGTGTCTGAAGCAGGACTGAAGACGATTTCTGGTCAACATGAGGCGACATCACTTTATTTTTTAGACCATGTGACAAATGCGCAAATCAATCAAATTAAAGCCATTTCAGGTATAGAAGTGGTGAGTAAACAAGATTTAACCAATGCGATTCCGAGCTATCAAGCTGAACAAGCCCCTTTGAATATGATGATTGTAAGTTTGTTTTTAATTACAGCGATTGTTTTGACTGCGTTTTTCTATGTGATGACCATTCAAAAAACTGGAGAAATCGGGATTTTAAAAGCGATTGGTATGAAAACGTCACATTTATTATGGAGTTTGTTGTTCCAAATTTTATTCGTAACACTACTAGGGGTCGTTATTGCTTTGGGAATGATTGCCGGATTGGCTGCGATATTGCCAGTCACAATGCCGTTTTTCATTAATAGTACACTGATGTTGTTAGTGGTTGTCATCTTTATCGTTGTTGCAATACTAGGGGCGTTGTTATCACTTCTACGCGTATTTAAAATCGATCCTATTGAAGCCATTGGAGGTGGACAAGTATGA